From Anopheles arabiensis isolate DONGOLA chromosome 3, AaraD3, whole genome shotgun sequence, a single genomic window includes:
- the LOC120903731 gene encoding rac GTPase-activating protein 1 — protein sequence MVVVMELSLVAQFDELRRSCDVLLDGTAEVEFLRFVQLQDECRMQWLKSIEEAKRLQRELDNALRSITNLESKLFHARKLLETETKARRHAEHERDTMERKMMAVCEIVRNEQTLRDETREQLAVFATEPRRRSRHAGHDDREMTGGGGGGGGGVDNDINSTGSFLVDLSLTQSEDDFLEPLKLQAKRKSWKKHRPSYNNNASFKMPQEPTKRVMEISTTANTMEPRTEGEIIAHAKVTVPTGPDGGPIQAESTFRTMAPQRQPAVVTSCASSNSTAATVVNVPTAATPTAPEKHHEPMRTVIQRQHDLVSRTLISSVTCNQCQQRIRFGNSSLRCRECKAMFHAYCREKISFPCVPQSQTKNGRRGTASTATPNGGPQTPQAAGAISCLDDYCPSSSPRIPALIVHCVSEIENRGLTEVGLYRLSGSEREVRALKEKFLHGKTIPTLGQIDVNVLCSCIKDFLRTLREPLIPNALLGEFSSAVSGATSPNGGQRMRQQLCQLIERLPAPNRDTLAFLMLHFQRVAQSEAAKMPIDNLARVFAPTIVGYTRADLDMNEMCAETYVQFSIVQAMLHISTDYWSQFIMLQPVDQGGDGGSNMGAPTPRRGGAGDLMMQSLSKDRRMETPILRRPRKDRKYYATPPYKTSKD from the coding sequence ATGGTTGTAGTGATGGAGTTGTCTCTGGTGGCTCAATTCGATGAGCTTCGACGTTCGTGCGATGTGCTGCTGGACGGGACGGCCGAGGTGGAGTTTCTGCGCTTCGTCCAGCTGCAGGACGAGTGCCGGATGCAGTGGCTGAAGTCGATCGAGGAAGCCAAGCGCCTGCAGCGCGAGTTGGACAATGCGCTGCGCAGCATTACCAACCTCGAGTCGAAGCTGTTCCACGCCCGCAAGCTGCTCGAGACGGAAACGAAGGCCCGCCGGCACGCGGAACACGAGCGCGACACGATGGAGCGCAAGATGATGGCCGTGTGCGAGATCGTGCGGAACGAGCAGACGCTGCGGGACGAGACGCGCGAACAGTTGGCCGTGTTTGCGACGGAACCGAGGCGCCGATCGCGCCACGCCGGGCACGATGACCGTGAAATGACGGgcggcggaggaggaggaggcgggGGCGTGGACAACGATATCAACTCCACCGGGTCGTTCCTGGTGGACCTGTCGCTGACGCAATCGGAGGACGACTTCCTGGAGCCGCTGAAACTGCAGGCGAAGCGCAAATCGTGGAAGAAGCACCGTCCGTCGTACAACAACAACGCCAGCTTCAAGATGCCACAGGAGCCAACAAAGCGCGTGATGGAAATCAGCACGACAGCGAACACGATGGAACCGCGCACGGAGGGTGAGATTATCGCACACGCCAAGGTAACGGTACCGACCGGACCGGACGGTGGACCGATACAGGCCGAATCGACCTTCCGCACGATGGCACCGCAAAGACAGCCTGCGGTCGTGACGAGCTGCGCGTCGTCCAACTCGACCGCCGCAACGGTCGTGAACGTACCGACGGCTGCAACACCAACGGCGCCGGAAAAGCACCACGAGCCCATGAGGACGGTCATCCAGCGCCAGCACGACCTCGTCAGCCGTACCCTCATCAGCTCGGTTACGTGCAACCAGTGCCAGCAGCGCATTCGCTTCGGCAACAGCAGTCTGCGGTGCCGCGAATGTAAggccatgttccatgcgtacTGTCGCGAAAAGATATCGTTCCCGTGCGTACCGCAGTCGCAAACGAAGAACGGACGTCGCGGCACAGCCAGCACAGCCACGCCCAACGGTGGCCCGCAGACACCGCAAGCTGCCGGTGCCATCAGCTGTCTCGACGATTACTGTCCCTCGTCCAGCCCGCGCATCCCGGCACTGATCGTGCACTGCGTGAGCGAGATCGAAAACCGCGGCCTGACCGAGGTCGGTCTGTACCGGCTGTCCGGCTCGGAGCGGGAGGTGCGTGCGCTGAAGGAAAAGTTCCTGCACGGCAAAACCATCCCGACGCTCGGCCAGATCGACGTGAACGTGCTGTGCAGCTGCATCAAGGACTTTTTGCGCACGCTGCGCGAACCGCTCATCCCGAACGCGCTACTGGGCGAGTTTAGCAGCGCCGTGTCTGGCGCCACCAGCCCCAACGGTGGCCAGCGCATGCGGCAACAGCTCTGTCAGCTGATCGAGCGTCTGCCGGCGCCGAACCGCGACACGCTTGCCTTCCTGATGCTTCACTTCCAGCGCGTCGCCCAATCGGAGGCGGCCAAGATGCCGATCGACAATCTGGCGCGCGTGTTCGCCCCAACGATCGTCGGCTACACCCGGGCCGATCTGGACATGAACGAGATGTGTGCGGAAACGTACGTCCAGTTTAGCATCGTGCAGGCGATGCTGCACATCTCCACCGACTACTGGAGCCAGTTCATCATGCTGCAGCCGGTCGACCAGGGTGGCGACGGGGGCAGCAACATGGGCGCACCGACGCCGAGGCGCGGTGGTGCGGGCGATCTGATGATGCAGTCGCTGTCGAAGGATCGGCGCATGGAGACGCCGATATTGCGCCGACCGCGCAAGGACAGGAAGTATTATGCGACACCGCCGTATAAGACGTCGAAAGATTAA
- the LOC120903732 gene encoding protein dimmed, with product MRSDLSDDKHSVQLAAAEIAESSDTSGFYELASNGSTNGIISGTGHHSHHHHSQQQQQQQQQHHSPHQPHHHHHHHSGHAQQHHHQPHPHQHELQQDKNANLLSVDSLTTHSTGGATLRATSRPKRATRRMQMEATIDPDMTDSSSQSDDTSCGSSRTGSRGSNGGGRSGQGAAGNGNSSSSSAARRRKGAMNAKERNLRRLESNERERMRMHSLNDAFQSLREVIPHVKKERRLSKIETLTLAKNYITALTDVIIVMRGEGEAAAAANAGLPLAGSSSSSTLPLTDAGALALQNNCLAAIPTKAQQPEVVGPCHAADVDPITTSLDLISASVGTALDCHERVLQHHHLSLVPHHPHHHHHPQVQDGAGNGGGGGGGSNSSSNSSTSTTSNGSRSNASVTPNPPTNSTGSIVDVSAVTGTNGHHPHHHHHHQQQQQQQQHGSINNNHLNTHHFNNNSASSIDIENSFYEDPFQMM from the exons ATGCGTTCCGATCTGTCCGACGACAAGCACAGCGTGCAGTTGGCTGCGGCAGAAATAGCCGAATCGTCCGACACCAGCGGATTCTACGAGCTGGCCTCGAACGGTTCCACCAACGGTATCATCAGCGGCACTGGACACCattcccatcatcatcattcgcagcagcagcagcagcagcagcagcaacatcattcGCCGCACCAAccacatcaccatcatcaccatcacagtGGCCATGCCcaacagcatcatcaccaACCTCACCCTCACCAGCATGAGCTGCAGCAGGACAAGAACGCTAACCTGCTGTCGGTCGACTCCCTTACGACACATTCGACCGGCGGTGCAACGCTGAGGGCAACGTCACGACCGAAAAGGGCCACCAGACGGATGCAAATG GAAGCTACCATCGATCCGGACATGACGGATTCCAGCTCGCAGAGTGACGACACGAGCTGCGGTAGTAGCCGCACGGGCAGCCGGGGCAGTAACGGCGGTGGCCGTTCGGGCCAGGGCGCCGCCGGCAAtggtaacagcagcagcagtagtgcgGCCCGCCGTCGCAAGGGCGCCATGAACGCGAAGGAACGCAACCTGCGACGGCTCGAATCGAACGAACGCGAGCGAATGCGAATGCACAGCTTAAACGATGCGTTTCAG TCCCTGCGGGAAGTCATACCGCATGTGAAAAAGGAGCGCCGGCTGTCGAAGATCGAGACGCTCACGCTGGCGAAGAACTACATCACCGCGCTAACCGACGTCATTATCGTGATGCGGGGCGAAGGCGAAGCGGCCGCTGCCGCCAATGCTGGCCTTCCGCTGgcaggtagcagcagcagcagcacgttaccGCTAACCGATGCTGGCGCACTCGCCCTGCAGAACAACTGTCTTGCAGCAATCCCGACCAAAGCGCAGCAACCGGAAGTCGTGGGTCCGTGTCATGCAGCCGATGTGGATCCGATTACCACCTCGCTCGACCTTATCTCCGCGTCCGTCGGCACGGCGCTCGACTGCCACGAGCGCGTCCTGCAGCATCATCACCTGTCGCTAGTGCCGCATCAtcctcatcaccatcatcatccgcagGTGCAGGACGGTGCAGGCaatggcggtggcggtggtggtggtagcaatagtagcagcaacagcagcaccagcacaacAAGCAATGGCAGTCGCAGTAACGCGAGTGTAACGCCAAATCCACCAACCAACTCCACCGGCAGCATCGTGGATGTGTCCGCCGTGACGGGAACGAATGGGCATCAtccgcaccatcaccatcaccaccagcagcagcagcagcaacagcagcacggtAGCATAAACAACAATCACCTTAATACCCACCATTTCAATAACAATAGCGCTAGCAGTATAGATATCGAAAACAGCTTCTACGAGGATCCATTTCAGATGATGTAA